The following DNA comes from Castor canadensis chromosome 4, mCasCan1.hap1v2, whole genome shotgun sequence.
GAGTGGATGGacgaatggatggatggatgatgaagTCCTTACAGGCCAGGTCACCAGGTTATGaccttcagttttattttgttttttaaacactcTTCAGCTGTCTTGGACAGGGGATTGGATTGGATTTCCAATTTCTGGATTGGAAATTTGTGCTCCAGAATTTTGTTTAATGCTTATTCTTGGGAAATGTGGTTGTAAAACTGAATCAAGATGCATGTAGATGCTGCTGTGTAGACTTGCCTGTCACTGCATCCCATGCTGAGTGGTCAGCACCTCAGCctaaaactagaaaaaacaaaaaaagaccccACAAAACTACAGTCAATCACTTGGCAACTTAGGATAGAATCCAATGTTGTGAGGAACAAGGCAGGATGAAGGACTCCtgcttagtttcctcatctgagagATAGGAGCCGGTCTCTTCTTACTTTTCCATTCTCTGAGACTCTAAGATGAATTCTGGGGTACATACGCCTTTTCTTTTAGAGGTCCAGAGGGGAGAAAACAGAGGGCAGTATCCGATAAACTAATGCTACCACCTTGCAGGCTATCGAACTTAATGTACTTCTGAAAATTAAACCAAGCAGGCTGAGTCGGATGCTGTGCAAATGCCAGGCTGCAGTGCATCGACATTGCTTCTGCTTCTAAGCAGCATTACTCTGCCAAGGATGGATCCCTGTCACCATCTCATGGCTTTCGTCGTTTTAGTGTGGTGAccaaggaggaaaaatgaaagtaGATTATGTGGAAAAACAGATAAGATAGGAAGGTATTTCAAAACCCAGAGTGCATGGCTGTTCAGCATATGATACAGACCTATCAATAATCCACTTACAACAGTTTACCTGCTTTTCAGCTCACTGATCTTCATTCAAATTCACACTCAAGTTATTTAACTGTGGGCTGCACGTTGCACCACAGAGACTAAAGCACTATAGATTTTTTCCAAATGTAATACACAAGTCCAAGTTGATTGCAGCCAAACATAAATTTAGTCAAATCTTTAATACACTCTATTAAGGCATGAATAAGACTTTAAAGCTTTGTCTTAGCTATAGAGTAGCTAGGACTAGAGTTGAACCAATTGCAAGCAGCCAGAATAGAAAGTTACCTTTGGCTATGATATTTATTCCCGACAGTGTATCATCTAAAATAATGaacttttttaaagtgtaaaaatgAGCAATTACctgtcataaaatgaaaaatttcacaaGGGGGCTAGTCTGGGTTCCTTCCCTGCTGAGACTAACCTCTATTTCTCTGTCCATGGGTACATGGTTCACATTTGTCATTGGCTGTATCTGTATACCCAGTGCTGCATTTTCCTAGAACAAAATTAACTTCCaaaacacaggaagaaaggaaTCAGCCATTTTCCTCACCTCAAGTTGAGGTGAGGAAAGTATATTCCAACAGCCTTGCCAGGTAGCTGGCACAATCCGCATTATTCCATAATGGCTATGCAAAGTTTTGAATGAGAAATGCAAAATACATCTttgtaatttcaaaataattcagaCTTTAGTTGATATGGATTTCCCTTCTAGGGAAGGTTTACTATGAAGACTGGATAAATTTGTCCTACATTATAACCAAAAATACATAGAGCtgagggatgtagttcagtggtatagcacttagTTAGccagtacaaagccctgggtccaatccccaacAGTAccaagaaacaacaaaacatagAGTCCACCtgtgaggctgagataggaggatcttggttccaggccagcctatgcaaaagttagtgaaaccctatctcaaaaacaaaccagacaTGGTAgtagttcatatctgtaatctcagctgcttgggagacagaggaaagaggatcttggttcaaggccagtccagccTGCAAAGTTAGCTACAGAGCCTATCCAATAAACAAACTAAACACAAAAGGACCCAgaagggggcatggctcaagtggtagagagacttcttagtactgcaaaacaaaacaaaaacaaccatatTCAGAAAGCCAATCAGGACTCAGCATTGGTTGCTTCAATGTTGCAAATATAGGCTATTTGGGAGATTCCTTAGCCCTTCCTTGGTTTTTTATGACTTTCTGTATGTGTCTGGGAGGGGAGAATGGGAAGAGGAGGAAACAGGGAGCCCTGCTATTTGGGGAAGAACCTAggaaattctgttttcctctgTGCTGTCTGGCATGGCAGTCACTAGCCATATGTGTCTGGTCCCAGCTGATAGGTGTTGTAAAAGTAAAAATCATAGTGACTTTtgaagacttaggaagaaaaaagaagtaaaaacatctcatcaattaatttttatattgattccATGTTGAAATTGTATATGAAATTGTATTACACTTATTTTGAATTAAGCAACACTATTAAAATTGATTTCACCTATCTCATTttactcaaaaattttaaatgaaatatatggCTTACATTCTATATTTTCAGTTGACATTCTATATTTCATGGATCATAGTTAAcgttttctttcttgcttgtgTCTCTGTATTTTTCAAACTGAAAACCTGAGAAACTGGCAGCATTGTatgttgaataaaaaaaataggtaTTGTGAATTTTGTGAGCCTCACTGTTCTTATTTGTTAAGTGAAGAGAGTAACCATTTTGACCTGCCAGGTCAGAGCTCACGAGGTTGCCAGGAGAAACTCATGGGAAACAGAGCACTTAGCACAAAACCTGGCAGAGAGAAAACCCACAGCTATTCAGCATTACTCTtgattgtaatttttaaattcaatcCATTTCTAAATCAGATTCTTAGATTCCACATTTTCCGTGTTTGTACTTGCTATTCTATCTAAAATACAAACTACAAACCAAGTCAGTTCTTGATCTGTCCTTTTCTCCTACTTGAAtgctgagtcttgctttttaCTAGACTTCTTTTGATGAAATGATAAACAAAGGACAATTGAGGCCAGGCAAATACATGTGGGAAGCTAAGCAAAGAGTAGAGTTGTGTAAGCAAGAGATCAAGGAAAAACAAATGCAGGGCAGAAGAAAAGCAATTTCATAACTTCTCTCCTCTGGCCCTAGCACCTGTCTTCTCTTCTCATCACCTTTGCCCATTGTCTTTAAAAACTGTTCTGTGTTCTGCCTGTGATAAGTTATCATCACTATCCTAGATTCTGCCACCCAAGGAACCTAGcatcacacacatgtacactgtgtgtgtgtgtatgtgtgtgtgtgtgcatgctcaaTTTCCATATTCTGAGGCATACATCCACAGATGAAAATGAAATTCAGTGACAGGTCATACTTGTTCTGTGAAACTCTAAAGACATGTCACTTCGCCAGGTATGGTAGGCTTCCTGGCTCCTTCACAATTAATGGGATGAGCCCCTCACTCAGAACTGCATGAGATGAAAACAAGGAGCAGAAACTTCAGAACAAATTTTTTGACAGCATGGATGGCTGTGAGCACCGTGCTCCTCAAAGcagtgaaaaaggaaaatttccaaTTTCCTATGCAAGTATATGTTTaatcagaaaaatgttttttttgtttgtcctCTTGCAGCAACTGTAACTAGGTGTTTCAGAATCTGCTCTTGACTCgagatagtatttttttttcatcagaTCAATATGTTACtttgcctattttatttttagacttaCTGACTGTTCTCAGGGTAGcaaattcaaaggaaagaaataagcaaattgGTTTATATTTCAAAGCCTGGGCTGAGGTTTGACAGAAAGAACCCTTAGAAATTAACAAAGGAGTAGAGTTTTCCAGGCCCTCCTTGCTGATAGATGGGCTTTGTGGAGGGTTTGTCCTTGGGGGAGCTGAGTTACTTTGGTGTGCAAAAACAGACCAAGGGTCCCTGGTCCCCCCACCTCCAAGCAAGGGATGCTCAAGCAGGTGTGTGCAGGGAGGGCAAACCTGAATACAGGAACATGGGTgtttttcttagagcatttactaCCGAAATATTTGTCACCGATCATTAGCAGGAAGCATTTACTGCCAACATCACTTCTGCGTAGTTTCCTAGAAAATCAGAAGGTTTGAAAATACGAatgaatttttcttcttattatattATGACTCAAATTTATAGAGGGAGGATGCTTtcttgaaaatgtaaatattgcTTTAAGATATCCGCTGTCCTCATGGGCACTCACATTCTGGGTTCTCAGCTGCTCAAGAAAAGAGAGAGCAAATATCCCAAAGATTCCCtagtcttcctttttttgttgttttgtcacTGTAGATGAAGTCTCACTATCACTGTGATGTTGGCTTGTTTGTGCTCTATACAGCATCTTTATCAGAATTGTAGGAATTACGATGATTGTGTAGGTCAGAATGAGAACGCATGGGCATGAAAACAAAGGTACCTGCTGCCAACGTATGGTCCACACAGGGAGCCGCTGAGTGGCACCTCTTCTGTGGGGCCTTGACATTTCTGGGCTGTTGATAGCATGGTTCAGTGCTACAAACTCAGTGAGCATGTTCCTAGCTGAACTTGAAACAAGTTTTATATTTTGTGGTGCTTTTGGATGATATATTTTTCCACATGAAGGTGAAAGAGATGATGTTTCTAAAAGAATGCAAAGCTGCAGAGGTGCTATTTCAGATAGGAGCATTATGGTTATAGGTGAGCCACGCCTAAGACATCATGTCCCCAAAGCATTCTTGGTGACAGGCTATCTGATTTTGCTTCCCCCGAAACTGAATACAAAATCAGTGTTACTCAATAATGCTTCTTCGTTACCAAAGGGAAACTACTTCCATTTGACTTAAAAATATCACTGGGTCTTCTCGGTGCAGACATTCTTCAAAATACAAACGGTGTTTCATCTAATATGGCTATACTGTATgtatacatctgtttcttcacaacaaaaaagacaaaatcagaTTTATGGACAACATAAAATGTTTTCTGGATACACGAGCAACaatgaaagcatttttaaaattaacaggCATCAACAGGTATAAATGCACTGTCTAAAGCATTTACAGTCTTTAACACAGCCAACTCCCCTGAGCTTGAGACAGCGTTAAATTCTCTTTTGCTAGTGGCAAAAGAAGCTGTCAAGCACAACATTGAAAAATTGGTACCATTTCTTGGCCAGTAAGCAGAGAACTGAGGGGgctaaatattttaggtttatttatttaattcttgttCTCATGCTGTCTccgctccctctctctctcctgctctcgCCTGCTCAGGGCTGATCGTTGTGACATTGGCCGTATGCTGGATGCCAAACCAGATTCGGAGGATCATGGCTGCAGCCAAACCCAAGCACGACTGGACCGAGTCCTACTTCCGAGCATACATGatcctcctccccttctcagaTACCTTCTTCTACCTCAGCTCCGTGGTCAACCCGCTCCTGTACAACGTGTCCTCGCAGCAGTTCCGCAGGGTGTTCGGGCAGGTGCTGCGTTGTCACCTGACTCTGCAGCACGTGAACCAAGAGAAGCGCCTGCGTGCCCACCTCAGCTCCACCACGGACAGCGCCCGCTCGGCCCGCAGTCCGCTGATCTTCTTGGCCTCCCAGCGCCATtcctctgcaaggagaactaaCAAGGTTTTCTTAAGCACTTTTCAGAGCCAGGCCTCGCCCGAGTCTGAGCCCCACCAATTGAGTCTGGAGTCATCACAGCCCAACTCAGAGATGAAACCAAACAATTCTGCCACAGAGAATGGTTTTCAGGAGCACGAAGTGTGAACTGTCAAGTTCCAAGCTTTGAGTGGGGACCCGCCCTCCCCTACCCCAGAGAGGCACCATTACCCTCACACAGCAGTCTGAAATAAACTGTAGCCCATCAGGGACAGAATGGAAGCTGAGGACTTTGGAAAGGGCAGGTGCCCACCTTCATGACTTCTAATTGCTGATTCAGCTAGCCTGACCTTGACTCTGGTTACATAGACAAGGGTGCTGACTGCTGCTccactcccttcccttccttcaagtTCAATACACACTGAAAATTCAGCCTGACTGAATGTATTCAGAGCTCACAAAAGTGTTTTACATGGAGCGCTTTCATTATTTGCAAAGGAACACAAGTCTCTCCTCTCTACCCAGGATAAGAGGACACCCAGGAAAAACATGGAGAGGTGGGAGAGCGAGGGCCAGAATAATGCAGGAGGGGGTGGCATCTTCCTCAGCTTCAACAGTGTGCCAAGGACAGGGCTAACTTGAGGAGCAGGATGGTGGTGGGGAGCCCTGGCCTGAGGGCCGAAGCAGAGCTGCCCCGTTTCTTGGGCCTCGGCCCGTTGCAAAGAGGGGTATTGCAGCAGCTGATGCACACTGAGTTCAGTTTCCCTGGGGAGCAGAAAGACTGGTACCCAGCAGAGGCGATGAGACAGGCCGCTGAGGACGCACACGACTTGCGGTACATGATCCCTGCAACACAGACCCAAAGGAGCCGGGTTAATGAGCACTGCCGGAACACAGCCAGTCCCTCTGAGTCCAAATCTGAATGGACTCTCCCTTATTTCCCCCAACAGCTCAGAGGATTGGGACCAGTGAGATGTCCAGGGTGGTTTTGTTGAGCTCTCCAAATATTCAAGATCTATGGTGAGAGGCAGTCATACTTTGCTACTTTTACAAATTTCTTCCAAAAGCTATTTAGTTTCTGATACCAGTGAATAAAGAGTTATCAAAATCAAAATCTCTTTTTTCTAAGTCAGTGTTTGCACTTTGTACTAGACAtacagatttttatttcctttttttttccctttggttcaGACTGTCGCATGCCAGGAGGACCACACACTACAACACGTTTAGAGTTTCTCTGTTACCACTTTATAAGTAGATACGCAAGAGATAGCTCTCCACTGTCCACTTATTAAATCCTGGAATTCTTTGAATAAAGTGCAAATCCCTAAAGGGAATAAATCCCAATCTCATCACAGGGCCCTGATTTTTTTCCAGGTTTGAGGGATCCACTGGATTTAATGAACAGTTGGCCTGGTTGAAGTATGCCCAGGACAGCCTCATTCTCAGTTTTGCTCTTAGGACAAATAGCCGTTTGTCAAGTTGACATGAAGAGCTGGTAAGGGACACTGTCTGGGCACATAAAAGAGCTGCCTGAGAAGACTGGAGGGTCCTTCGTAGCAGCATGTATTCCCTCTCCAAACTGCGGTACAACCATcaaattatttgactttttttgggaGGTAtggggcagtattggggattgaattcagggcctttaccactagagccacacctctagcccttttcgctttaggttgtttttcagatagggttttatgCTTTTACCCAGCTAGCTtcttcctcctatctctgcctcctgagtagctgggattacaggcatgcaccaataTGCCCCTATCATTTGAGTTTTTAACCCTGAAAGGTTACTAAAGTTAAATAATAACAACAGTAATAGCTAAGTTTATTTAAGGGTTTTTCTGGATGCCAGATACTATATAGATGCCTATAGTGTACTAGCTTATTTATTACCATGTGATGGTCTGGAATGTtccccccaaagacccatgtgttaaaggcttgtttTCCAGTATgtcactattgggaggtggtgacaaCATTAAAAGGTAGTGTCTGGTGGGAGGTAGTAGGTCACAAGTAGAGTGCCTTGGTAGAGGATAGTAGGACTAcaccttcttctcttctttttttcttcctggccaTGAGATGAGGAACTTTGCTCTTTCACACACTCCCACCTAGATAGTTTTTGGTATGTGTGGCTCTTTTATCTCTATGAATTACTTTTAATTTGGACAGATAATATTTAATAATGACACTAGACTTTGAGTGAATGACAGCCTGTTTGCTGTTCTGCATGGCTGAGAAATATCACATTCCACCAGTGTCCAGGGATCTTTACCCACTTGTTCTAAACCCACTGAAGGTGTTTGGGCAGGTGTGGTTCAGGTTTGGTCTCCCTCCATATGAATTGCCAGTTTGGGTGTGTAGAAATAGTAAAGAATCAAACTGCCTAAAACTTTTAAGAGGGAGGTAAAAAAGTGCTTGAATTTTGCCTTAAAACATgcaattttatgtctttttttccctataACTGTGTATTTGCAAGGATTGATTATTCTAGCACTGGTAGAAAATCGTGGAAGATAGCAACTCTGGTAGcagaggatgtgtgtgtgtgcatgggagCCACTGTTTGATTTCTCAGGAATATACTTCAGCTAGTCTCTCTATTTTCTCCCCATTCTCCCTTTTAGGACATGAAGTTTTAGTCCTTGTCCTTTTATTCTTAAACTTTAAAGAGCACTGTCATTTTCCAATTCAATTACAAAGAACTTTTTTCCCtttgagtgaatttttaaaaatcaaaaccatttaCTGAATATGTTTTTCAGTGTAAAAATGTTCAGGGAGTCAGAGTAAGTAACATGTCCAGGGAGCACCTCTGCCAACCTCAGGTCCGCCACACAATCACCTTCAAGGCTGTTACCTGTTTGGTGTGCCTCCTTCCAAGAAAAAATAGTACATCTGTTAATGGTATCTACCTTATACTGTTcaacaatgctcatttttgcttAGTGACGTGGCTGGAGGTTTAATTTTGACCATGACTGTGCAAGGCTATAGTTCAGCGACAGGATAGGTTGGATAAATAGTACATGAGGTctgaagagatgaaccaatggtGCCCAAATCTGCACATCTGATGAGACCCTTCTGTCTTTAATCAGAAACAATTTATCTTCATAAGGAATATTGGGGGAAGGAAGATCTGTGGCCAGTTGCCAGCTGTCAAGTTGGTGGTTCATGAACTAATACCACAGAAAGGCTTTCTGAAAAAGGTTGAGAGTTCCTTGAAAAAGGGAGgctgagagaaaggaaagagaaaggagtctGCTGCCACACAGGTATGTCGGTAGAGTGTTAGACTGGCCTACAGCTTCCCCATGCTATAGATCGGGGGGATCTTGCAGATCAGGGCAGCTGTAGATCCCCATGAGCCTCCTACAGAGGACACTCAAGCCTGGACATTAGAGCTCCAGAGGCTCTAGGTGATAAGACTAAAGAGGTTTCTAACTGGATCAAAGGTTTGTATGCAGATGCAGAGGTGCTGAAAGAAAAAGTGTGCTAGTACTAAACCTTCTCAGTGGAAGAGGAAGCAGTAGGAAGTATTGCACTGAGAGGAATGGGAAATTCAAGATTAAAAAGGGATTTGAGAAAACAGAGGGCATTTGATTCAGTCTTTTGATTGAAATTAGCCTGGTGGAGACGAGGTGGTACCTTTGAGAGATGTGGGCTGAGGCTGGGGAGGAAGACTGAAGCAGAAAGAATAATGTGGAATCAGCAAAGAAGGAATCAAACCACCTCTCCCAAGCCtcacacaaagaaagaagagcaCTCGGGGCCCTTCCTATCTGCAGCAGGCACATGGGGATGAGGGGGAGGTCCAGAGAAAACAGAACTGGTCCTGAGGAACACGAAGGATTGCTCTGAAAGGAGTATGTGATTGACGCCACACAGCTGCCAGCGAGCTTCAAGAAAATGCCCTTGAGTTTAGGCACGAGGCAGTCGCCGTAGTCAGGGATGGTGGATTGGTACAGAAAGCCATCAGAGAGAATGTGGAACAGCCAAGGGTGGAGGTGTGTAGGATGAGCCCAGCTGAAAGGGAGTAAGATGTATTATTGAGTGGGGAGGGCTGGTTCCATCACATCTTATCAGGATAAATTTCAAGTGGAGCTAAGATTTAAATGtcacccaaaaaacccaaaaacaaaataacaccaTAAACATACTAAAAGGTACTTTGGTATCTTGGTCAGTTTCTTTTATCATGTAAGTGTAGTCAAAGCTGCAGGCTATTTTATGACCCCCAAAAGCCATtgcagaaaaaaattgataaattagaCTACAGACAAAAAACTTAAGAATCTTTAATAAATTCTTTACAAGGAAGATAAAgtgaaatatttgagaaaataactATCTCAAATCACAAAAAGCAAATTTCATTAATATGTAACAAAGTCCTGGAAATCAGTaaggaattaattaattaatagcccacctacaaaagaagaaagtaagtGGACAGTTCACAGACAAGGAAATAGGAAAAGTTTGGAACATGTGAAAAGATATCCATTCTCCCTCATCATAAAGAGACGTGAGAATTAAAACTACATCGAGATGCGATTCTTATTTTATCACTTACACAAAGATCAAAAAGCTTCTTAGTGTCATGTCCCTGGATCCTGGCAACAGGCCCTTTCCCACACTGTTGGTGTGCAAATCACCATTGCAAATTCATGTACTCTTTGACCCAATAATTCCTCTTCAATGAATTTATCCAATATACAGTCAACAAGTACAAAATGTCTGTACACAGATCATTCATCTGAAAGTGGGTGTTAGTAGCAAAAGAGCGGACAATCACTGTCCATCACCAGGGAACTTATAAACACCTGGTGTCTTATCCACACAATGGGATTTCACATAGCTGTAAAAGAACAAGGAATAAGCTCTGAGATATTTTGTTAAAAAcaatccttcctttctccttctcttctccttttcactATTTATGTAACAAATTAACTGGTGCTTCTTACTGTGTTCCAGATACAGTTTTAAGAgctttacaaatattaactcatttaatctttgtaaCAACTCTAGCAGCAACCTCCATTTTGCAGttggagagactgaggcagacaGCAGTTAAGTAATTTGCCATGTGGGTAATATGTGAtacagctgggatttgaacccacgaAGCCCACTTTAGAATGTATACTCAATCATTCAACAACACTGCATCCACTGCTGACaattacatgcatacacatacattttGCAACCAATCATATgcataaaatatttctggaagaaTACACAACTAAAATGTAATATTGGTTGTCTCTGAGGAATGGTTCTGAGTGATCATAGGATAGGGGTGGAAAaaaaactggggaaaaaaaaaaaagaaaaaaaactgggagACTCTTTTCATCATGTGAAATCAGAACCACGAAAATGaagtgcctttttaaaaaatgaccttttaaaatatacaatacccCCAAAGAGCCATTTTACCAAATTGCTTCTCTTTCCCAGTATAGCACAGGGACTTCTTAACTGTGTCTAGGCTCCTGGTAATAAACACACCCTCAAAGACAGAGTCGGCCACAACGAGGTGCCCTAAAGCCTGAGTTTCAGGCTTCCACAGGGCAGGGGGATTTGTGACTGTCTTGTCTTTCTGATTTTCCTTTGATCCAGCCCCCATGTGCTCAGATCTGAGCCGAAGGGAGAAAGGGCTGTGAGCAAAACCTTAAAGGGCCTCTTATAGACTGCTGGTAGAAGTACAAGTCAGCATAAGACCAGAAGGATCTACAATACATACATTATGCATTTTGTGTgctactggagattgaacccagggctttgcacaagcTAAGCATGTACTCTGCCACTGGGCTAAACTTGCAGCCCAACAATAATTTGAAATGTACAACTTCAACTGTTTCCTTCCTTGACAtttatacttaaaaacaaaatacacctTTAAATCCTTAATAGGAAAAAGGTGCATTTAAACTTTGGGAAGTTAAGCAGCAATTAGAAGGAAACTACAGAGCTCTACACTGATCTGGAAGGTTCTCAGTGAATAGAAAAGTGAGGTTTCAGAACTACATTTAAATACACTATTTATGtaagaaaaaacacaaagcaatacAATCTGTGCTCTGGCAGGGTCTGTAGAGAGGATGTGTGTACTTACTTGAGTGTGTAAGTTTGTATTTCTAAGTAAAATGAGAGCAAGAGGCTCAGAAAGCTGTGCACTAAACAGTGAAGTTTATCACTCATTCAGGAATGGGTGATAGTCAGGAATCACTTATGATTCATTTGTGACTTCTGAATGTTTTATGGTGGGAATACATTCACAGATAGTTTGCATCTGTAAATTACAAATTAATAAATTGACAAGCATTAGCCAAGTGAGTCATTTCATTGAGAGTTGGCACACACAGCAGCAGCATACAGCACTAGTATGGCACGAATGCAGCCCATTCTCATGGATGGGGTTTCCCTGAACATCAGAAGGCTTTGGCAACAGGGGCCATGGTTTGGACTGACCTCAGCAGCACTGAAGGCAGCAAATGATGCCTGCAGCTAGCCACCGGTGGGTTTCTCTGAGCATTTATGACTGGCCTAGAGCTCCCAGCCACCCACCACTGAGGGTTAGGATGGGATAAGGTAATGACCAAGAGCAGGAGTGAGACATCTTTGGGAGATGTTTCCAAGTAGCTGACAGTGCTTCTCTGACAAATTGTAATCAAATTATTTCTAGGCTGGTGGGGTCTGAGTAGCCCAAGTTGCATAATACTAAATGAAATCTCCAGGCCTTAGTTGACATAAGGCAGAGCTAAGAGTGGCTGGTCTTG
Coding sequences within:
- the Lypd1 gene encoding ly6/PLAUR domain-containing protein 1 isoform X3 is translated as MRAVRATPAAPLGGGRRLGGSITTTFCGLFLLPGFALQIQCYQCEEFQLNNDCSSPEFIVNCTVNVQDMCQKEVMEQSAGIMYRKSCASSAACLIASAGYQSFCSPGKLNSVCISCCNTPLCNGPRPKKRGSSASALRPGLPTTILLLKLALSLAHC
- the Lypd1 gene encoding ly6/PLAUR domain-containing protein 1 isoform X2 is translated as MWVLGITTTFCGLFLLPGFALQIQCYQCEEFQLNNDCSSPEFIVNCTVNVQDMCQKEVMEQSAGIMYRKSCASSAACLIASAGYQSFCSPGKLNSVCISCCNTPLCNGPRPKKRGSSASALRPGLPTTILLLKLALSLAHC